Proteins from a single region of Thermotoga maritima MSB8:
- a CDS encoding M23 family metallopeptidase: MKRWLLLISLMVFSAVVFSFSAPVDSPRVSATFGEYRGSGNRGPHFHMGIDFSTGLKEGVPIYASERGWLVRIEIDEDDIYGYTVVLEHENGYRTLYAHLSRFSKKLETVASSLKQEFGNVRIVVNFPEKEIWFEKGEVVGYSGTTGEAPIPHAHFEIRDRNEEVSYDPSTFLNLPKPVDEDIVLEKIKIGDSVYDFVEGRTYPFSGNFPDLAIKAYSKGFNNTLGLKKISLLLEGEEIYQISFDQIPWSEFTNVWGVYDRKSVSAAYRFELWYKLFPETFSSMIKVNKFPELGKAPDFAKYTVVIEDIWGMKKEFSFYLQRR; this comes from the coding sequence GTGAAAAGGTGGTTGCTTTTGATTTCCTTGATGGTGTTCTCCGCGGTTGTGTTTTCGTTCTCCGCACCCGTTGATTCTCCAAGGGTTTCGGCAACTTTCGGTGAGTACAGAGGGAGTGGAAACAGAGGACCTCATTTTCACATGGGAATCGACTTTTCTACGGGATTGAAAGAAGGAGTTCCCATATACGCCTCCGAGAGAGGCTGGCTCGTCAGAATCGAAATAGACGAGGACGATATATACGGCTACACAGTGGTTCTGGAACACGAGAATGGATACAGAACGCTCTACGCCCATCTGAGCAGATTCTCGAAAAAACTGGAAACGGTAGCGAGTTCTTTGAAACAAGAGTTCGGGAATGTGAGGATCGTCGTGAACTTCCCTGAGAAAGAGATCTGGTTCGAAAAAGGTGAAGTCGTCGGATACTCAGGAACCACAGGAGAGGCACCCATTCCCCACGCACACTTCGAGATAAGAGACAGGAACGAGGAAGTTTCCTACGACCCTTCGACTTTCTTGAACCTTCCAAAACCCGTGGATGAGGATATTGTTCTGGAAAAAATAAAGATAGGAGACAGTGTGTACGATTTCGTCGAGGGGAGGACGTACCCGTTCAGTGGAAATTTCCCGGATCTTGCGATCAAAGCCTATTCGAAAGGGTTCAACAACACGTTAGGACTCAAGAAGATCTCACTCCTTTTGGAAGGTGAAGAGATCTATCAGATCTCTTTCGATCAGATTCCCTGGTCCGAGTTCACAAACGTCTGGGGAGTGTACGATAGGAAGTCCGTTTCGGCCGCGTACAGGTTTGAGCTCTGGTACAAATTGTTCCCCGAAACGTTTTCTTCGATGATAAAGGTGAACAAATTTCCCGAATTGGGAAAAGCCCCAGATTTTGCCAAATACACAGTCGTTATTGAAGATATCTGGGGCATGAAGAAGGAATTTTCTTTCTACCTGCAGCGGAGGTGA
- the def gene encoding peptide deformylase, translating to MYRIRVFGDPVLRKRAKPVTKFDENLKKTIERMIETMYHYDGVGLAAPQVGISQRFFVMDVGNGPVAVINPEILEIDPETEVAEEGCLSFPEIFVEIERSKRIKVKYQNTRGEYVEEELEGYAARVFQHEFDHLNGVLIIDRISPAKRLLLRKKLMDIARTVKR from the coding sequence ATGTACAGAATAAGAGTCTTTGGAGATCCCGTCTTGAGAAAGAGGGCAAAACCCGTTACAAAGTTCGACGAGAACCTGAAAAAGACCATAGAAAGAATGATAGAGACGATGTATCACTACGACGGTGTGGGACTCGCGGCACCGCAGGTTGGAATATCTCAGAGGTTCTTCGTCATGGACGTTGGAAATGGTCCGGTTGCCGTGATAAATCCGGAGATTCTTGAAATCGATCCAGAAACTGAAGTAGCAGAAGAGGGGTGCCTCAGCTTTCCCGAGATCTTCGTCGAGATAGAAAGGAGCAAAAGAATAAAGGTCAAATACCAGAACACAAGGGGAGAATACGTGGAAGAAGAACTGGAAGGTTACGCTGCAAGGGTTTTTCAGCACGAGTTCGATCATCTGAACGGAGTTTTGATCATCGATCGAATCAGTCCAGCAAAGCGCCTTTTGCTCAGAAAGAAACTCATGGACATAGCAAGAACCGTTAAGAGATGA
- the surE gene encoding 5'/3'-nucleotidase SurE, whose protein sequence is MRILVTNDDGIQSKGIIVLAELLSEEHEVFVVAPDKERSATGHSITIHVPLWMKKVFISERVVAYSTTGTPADCVKLAYNVVMDKRVDLIVSGVNRGPNMGMDILHSGTVSGAMEGAMMNIPSIAISSANYESPDFEGAARFLIDFLKEFDFSLLDPFTMLNINVPAGEIKGWRFTRQSRRRWNDYFEERVSPFGEKYYWMMGEVIEDDDRDDVDYKAVREGYVSITPIHPFLTNEQCLKKLREVYD, encoded by the coding sequence ATGAGAATTCTGGTAACCAACGACGACGGGATACAGTCTAAGGGGATCATCGTCCTCGCAGAGCTTCTTTCCGAGGAACACGAGGTGTTCGTGGTGGCTCCCGATAAAGAGAGGAGCGCAACTGGTCACAGCATCACCATACACGTTCCGCTCTGGATGAAGAAGGTTTTCATCTCAGAGAGGGTGGTTGCGTACTCCACTACAGGAACGCCCGCGGACTGTGTGAAACTCGCCTACAACGTGGTCATGGATAAAAGGGTCGATCTCATCGTGAGTGGTGTGAACAGGGGGCCCAACATGGGCATGGATATTCTCCACTCTGGGACGGTCTCGGGTGCGATGGAAGGTGCCATGATGAACATTCCTTCGATTGCCATATCGAGTGCTAACTACGAGAGTCCCGATTTCGAAGGAGCGGCACGTTTTTTGATCGACTTTCTGAAAGAATTCGACTTCTCACTCCTCGATCCTTTCACCATGCTGAACATAAACGTGCCTGCTGGTGAGATAAAGGGATGGAGATTCACAAGGCAGAGCAGAAGAAGGTGGAACGATTACTTCGAAGAGAGAGTCTCACCCTTTGGGGAGAAGTACTACTGGATGATGGGAGAGGTCATCGAAGACGACGATAGAGACGATGTTGACTACAAGGCGGTTAGAGAAGGGTACGTCTCCATCACTCCGATACATCCCTTTCTCACGAACGAACAGTGTCTGAAGAAGTTAAGGGAGGTGTACGACTGA
- the ecfA1 gene encoding energy-coupling factor ABC transporter ATP-binding protein EcfA1, with protein MKITLNSVSFRYNGDYVLKDVNAEFETGKIYVVVGKNGSGKTTLLKILAGLLEAEGEIFLDGSPADPFLLRKNVGYVFQNPSSQIIGATVEEDVAFSLEIMGLDESEMRKRIKKVLELVGLSGLEKEDPLNLSGGQKQRLAIASMLARDTRFLALDEPVSMLDPPSQREIFQVLESLKNEGKGIILVTHELEYLDDMDFILHISNGTIDFCGSWEEFVEREFDDVEIPFKWKLWKKCGKINLWEDRYENSGNQRRRDTV; from the coding sequence ATGAAGATAACGCTGAATAGCGTTTCCTTCAGATACAACGGAGACTACGTTTTGAAGGACGTGAACGCCGAGTTCGAAACGGGGAAGATCTACGTTGTGGTGGGAAAAAACGGCTCCGGGAAGACCACCCTTTTGAAGATCCTCGCAGGACTCCTGGAAGCCGAGGGAGAGATTTTCCTGGACGGTTCACCAGCGGATCCGTTTCTTTTGAGAAAGAACGTGGGCTACGTCTTCCAGAATCCGTCTTCACAGATCATAGGTGCCACCGTGGAGGAGGACGTGGCCTTTTCGCTGGAGATAATGGGGCTCGACGAGAGCGAAATGAGAAAGAGAATAAAGAAGGTCCTGGAACTGGTGGGACTCTCCGGTCTCGAAAAGGAAGACCCGCTGAACCTTTCAGGAGGCCAGAAACAGAGGCTTGCGATTGCCTCGATGCTCGCTCGGGATACACGCTTTCTCGCTTTAGATGAACCGGTTTCCATGCTGGACCCTCCCTCTCAGAGGGAGATATTTCAGGTGCTCGAGAGCCTCAAGAATGAAGGAAAGGGAATAATACTGGTAACACACGAGCTGGAGTATCTGGATGATATGGACTTCATACTCCACATCTCGAATGGTACAATCGATTTCTGTGGAAGCTGGGAGGAATTCGTGGAGAGAGAGTTCGACGATGTGGAGATTCCTTTCAAGTGGAAACTCTGGAAGAAATGTGGGAAGATAAACCTGTGGGAGGATCGGTATGAGAATTCTGGTAACCAACGACGACGGGATACAGTCTAA
- a CDS encoding class I SAM-dependent methyltransferase has protein sequence MSEKFEHYYTVEPTSKLKVREARLVLKNGHEYIFKTPSGVYSYGKIDKATQVLLENLKVHGKKVLDLGCGYGVIGIVLKKEYPDLEVYMSDINKRAVEFAKINAKDHNVEVDIRWGNLYEPWEDMKFDMIVCNPPIVAGKKVWMEIVKSAPEFLEEGGSLQIVAYHNKGGRRIRDFMKEVFGNVEELCKTGGIRVYRSVKGLKEDEDNAE, from the coding sequence ATGAGTGAAAAATTCGAACACTACTACACGGTGGAACCCACATCGAAGCTGAAGGTCAGAGAAGCGAGACTCGTTTTGAAAAACGGCCATGAATACATTTTCAAAACACCTTCCGGTGTGTATTCTTACGGAAAAATAGACAAAGCCACGCAGGTGCTCCTTGAAAACCTGAAAGTTCACGGAAAGAAGGTGCTCGATCTTGGATGCGGCTACGGTGTGATAGGAATCGTTTTGAAAAAAGAATATCCAGATCTTGAAGTTTACATGAGCGACATAAACAAGCGCGCAGTGGAATTCGCCAAGATAAACGCGAAGGACCACAACGTCGAAGTCGATATAAGGTGGGGGAATCTCTACGAGCCGTGGGAAGATATGAAGTTCGACATGATCGTGTGTAATCCTCCGATCGTTGCAGGAAAGAAAGTCTGGATGGAAATAGTGAAGAGTGCCCCCGAGTTCCTTGAAGAAGGCGGAAGCCTTCAGATCGTCGCTTACCACAACAAAGGTGGCAGAAGGATCAGAGATTTCATGAAAGAGGTTTTCGGGAACGTGGAGGAGCTCTGCAAAACCGGTGGAATAAGGGTTTACAGGTCCGTGAAAGGATTGAAAGAAGATGAAGATAACGCTGAATAG
- a CDS encoding sensor histidine kinase, giving the protein MLRTIADHLMDVAQNAVKAGAKNIKIEIEETDEWFSFVVEDDGPGIENPERVFDPFFTTRDPRLRKVGLGLPFLKQAAEQTGGFVKLHTERGKGTKVEARFNLKSVDCQPVGDVAGALASLILSDPDVNWYIIRKKNGDGYEINTIELREKGLWDPESPSFAVFLFETLESLERELKGGENNE; this is encoded by the coding sequence TTGCTCAGAACGATCGCTGATCACCTCATGGATGTAGCGCAAAACGCCGTGAAAGCAGGAGCGAAGAACATAAAGATAGAGATAGAAGAGACCGATGAATGGTTCAGTTTCGTCGTGGAAGACGACGGACCGGGGATAGAGAATCCAGAGAGGGTGTTCGATCCCTTCTTCACCACAAGGGATCCTAGGCTGAGAAAAGTGGGGCTCGGTCTTCCATTTTTGAAACAGGCCGCGGAACAGACGGGAGGATTCGTTAAATTACACACAGAAAGAGGAAAGGGAACGAAAGTAGAAGCGCGGTTCAATCTGAAAAGTGTGGATTGCCAGCCGGTTGGGGACGTAGCCGGAGCACTCGCGAGTCTCATTCTTTCTGATCCCGATGTGAACTGGTACATCATCAGAAAGAAGAATGGAGACGGTTATGAGATAAATACCATCGAACTGAGGGAGAAAGGACTCTGGGACCCGGAGAGCCCCAGTTTTGCGGTTTTTCTCTTCGAAACTCTGGAGAGTCTTGAGAGAGAATTGAAAGGAGGTGAAAACAATGAGTGA
- a CDS encoding M20 family metallo-hydrolase, translating to MEITKRIEELREEMVESLKKFISINSVNPAFGGPGEKEKADWLEGLLRDFGFEVDRCDVRDDRGIWRSNIVAKIPGKNREKTLWIVTHIDTVPPGDLSLWETDPFVPVVKDGKVYGRGAEDNGGSMIASIYAGKALIDLGITPEYNFGLALVADEEAGSEYGIQYLIEKGLFSPEDMFLVPDAGNEKGDFIEIAEKSILWFKVMVNGKQGHASRPQTTENALRKGAHLITEIDEALHRKYSDRDELFDEPLSTFEPTRAEKTVDNVNTVPGRFVFYFDCRVLPRYNLDEVLSIVKSILDGRGAELEVVVKQPAPEPTPPDSELVVKLSNVLRSLRGLEAKVGGIGGGTCAAFFRKKGWPAVVWSTIDETAHQPNEYRRISHMVEDAKVFALLGTER from the coding sequence ATGGAGATCACAAAAAGAATAGAAGAGCTCAGAGAGGAAATGGTGGAATCCTTGAAGAAATTCATCTCCATCAACTCGGTGAATCCTGCTTTTGGAGGCCCGGGAGAGAAAGAAAAGGCCGACTGGCTTGAAGGCCTCCTCAGGGATTTCGGTTTCGAGGTCGACCGCTGCGATGTGAGAGACGATAGGGGTATATGGCGATCGAACATTGTGGCAAAGATTCCGGGAAAAAATAGAGAAAAAACGCTCTGGATCGTGACTCACATCGACACGGTACCACCGGGAGATCTCTCTTTGTGGGAGACGGATCCTTTCGTGCCCGTTGTGAAGGACGGGAAAGTTTACGGTAGGGGAGCCGAAGACAACGGAGGTTCCATGATAGCCTCCATATACGCTGGGAAGGCCCTTATCGACCTTGGTATCACTCCCGAGTACAACTTCGGTCTTGCACTCGTTGCCGATGAGGAGGCGGGAAGTGAGTATGGAATCCAATATCTGATAGAAAAAGGGTTGTTCAGCCCAGAAGACATGTTCCTGGTCCCGGATGCTGGAAACGAAAAGGGAGACTTCATCGAGATCGCAGAGAAGAGCATCCTGTGGTTCAAAGTGATGGTGAACGGAAAACAGGGACACGCTTCAAGACCGCAAACAACAGAGAACGCTCTCAGAAAGGGTGCACATCTCATAACAGAGATAGATGAAGCACTCCACAGGAAATACTCCGATAGAGATGAACTCTTCGATGAACCGCTCAGCACGTTCGAGCCCACTCGCGCTGAAAAAACTGTGGACAACGTGAACACCGTTCCCGGCAGATTCGTCTTTTACTTCGACTGCAGGGTCCTGCCTCGCTACAATCTCGACGAGGTGCTGTCCATCGTCAAGTCGATTCTCGATGGAAGAGGTGCAGAGCTGGAGGTCGTCGTGAAACAGCCCGCGCCCGAGCCAACTCCACCCGATTCGGAACTCGTGGTGAAACTTTCCAATGTTTTGAGAAGTCTAAGAGGGCTGGAAGCGAAAGTGGGAGGTATAGGTGGAGGCACCTGCGCTGCGTTCTTCAGAAAGAAAGGCTGGCCCGCGGTCGTCTGGAGCACAATAGACGAGACTGCTCATCAGCCCAACGAGTACCGAAGGATATCGCACATGGTGGAAGATGCGAAGGTGTTCGCACTTCTCGGAACCGAGAGGTGA